A stretch of DNA from Pseudoliparis swirei isolate HS2019 ecotype Mariana Trench chromosome 5, NWPU_hadal_v1, whole genome shotgun sequence:
tcctatcctaacttataatcaaataaatcagacattttatatatatatataacaaaagaaaaatcacaaataaaagGCATAACATCGGTTCCATCTGGCTTGTGTCTTTTGAGCTTTCTCTTTCTCAAATGCTTTTCTAAAATTGTATTTGAAATGCAAAACTGCAGAAATAACACCAAAAAGATGCACAGTACGTACAGGTCAGGGAGTAAGCAATAGAATGTGTTGAAATCCCGAAGATGATgtgaatgaaaaagaaaaaatatttcttcATCGTGGGCATGGGAACTGACATTTTCCGCTGGCATATGCCAGTTTCAAGGATCTGTGATTTTGAAGAAATTATGAATGAGCTGCAGGTGGGCTTTTCCCACCCCCCAGACAAATGAACATATGGCTCTTCAGAATCAAACCCTCACTGCTGCGCACTGTCCACCTGTTGTGTTCCCAGGCTGTCCGTGGATGTGGGACAACTTGACGTGTTGGCAGCCCGCCAGGATTGGCGAGGTGGTCGAAGTCAACTGTCCCGAACTCTTCTCTCATGTCATGAGTGAAGAAGACTTTGGTCAGTTGGGACTTCCCCTTTACATTTCGCATCTTCTTTAATCTCACAGTTTTTTTCCGTGATGATAccgttttattttaaatatacaggCGCTAACATGGGAAATTGGGAtacattttctttgtttccCTTTGACTGAAAACTGAATTATTACATGTACAAGGGTTGGCTTCTCTCCCTGATTTCACTGTTGAAAAAAGTCTGCGTTTGCGTTAATCCGATAAAGTGTCCTGTATGTGTCCACagaggtggggaaggtgagtcGTAACTGCACTGAGTTTGGCTGGACAGAACCTTTCCCTCATTACTACGACgcctgcctgtatgaggaaggGAACAGCAGCCATCCGGTGAGTGCATTACTGTCTGCAGCTGTGTCAACAAGACatgttatatagatatatagatatatttagttttaaacAACTTTCCTTGTGTGCTTGTGTCTCAGGACATGTACTTTGTGTCGGTGAAGGCTCTGTACACCGTGGGCTACAGCACCTCTCTGGTCTCCCTCACCGTGGCCATGGTCATCCTGTGCAGGTTCAGGTGAGGCGCTTGGTGGTGGAGGACCATAGTGCAGCTGGGAGGGGTGGCGTTGGGATACTGGGAGGGCTGGTGCTGGGAAACACAAGGTCCATCAGACATGCATGAAGGGGTGtatgttttttcttccttttagaTATCCATGTCTCTTTTTTATAGGGTAGCAATCAATGTTTCTTATCATTAGCACATGAGGACGATTAtgttagttttttatttttattaaccgTTTTCAAAGTCATTTAGATGTTTTAAGGTCaatagcttaaagtgaatggtaAAATACAGAACATTGTTTTGCTTGAGTTTTAGTTTACAAATTGATTAATATGATTAAAGTCCTCCTCAAATGTATAGAAATGTTCTGGTAGGCCTGTCATTTGATATCATACAAAAGCTGTTAGTACTAGTAACACAATTAGTAATACCAGTACTGCTGCGTTTCTTTCACTACAATTATGTTGTGGCAAATGAAAGTGGGCACAGGATTCAGATTTCACACCACCAGCATGGAGCCGTTTTATTACTTTGTTACAAGAATACAATCCAAATTTCCAAAAGAGCAGACTCCCTCAGTGTGAATGATATACACCTGCCTTCATGACACTTTTCCACCAATCAGATTTTAGCAGTCAACCCTGTTCTTGTCCGGGTCAAGTTGACCTCTTGGCTGATCATTAAATGTCCTCTTCAAGTCACGTCATGTTTGTACAATAGATATGGCTCATTTTACATTCTAGCTTATTATTTTACTGGCCTTTGTGCAGATCTAATAAGATCATTTATGCTTATTGTTCAACACGATCATCCCTCtacatcaggggtgtcaaactcattctcaccgtgggccacatcagcatcacggccgccctcaaagggttgtgactgaaacgtataaactactccccaacacagtgttaaataactctctttgcattcgattattgtttatttgagtgtagaaatattgtacataagaaatgttctataatattacaacataaatccatttaatttgaaaccttcaaaataaaagcacaggatatttttctgacatttctttaagaaaaggtgattatatgtctttcaagttgtcaggggccacatgaaatgatgtgGGGGGCCGGTTTTgtcccgcgggccttgtgtttgacacctgtgctctacatGATAGTAATATTACAGACTACAACTACTTCTACACATACTACTATTACCACTGCAGGCACTGCTACATCATTTATTAGCACCACCACTAATACTGTTGCTGCTACCACCACTAcagtactaatactactactactgcaaTTATACTTACTCCAGCTATACTAGTACTACTGCCAGGGCTGCTGCTACAACTACAACTCCAGTACTACCAGTAACCGTACAAAAGTCAGTGCAGAGCTCTCCATGCATGCGGGGCTTGTCTTTGACAAAAGGTGCTCCCACATTCAGTGTTTCATGTCGCTTTTTCACAGGAAGCTGCACTGCACCAGGAACTTCATCCACATGAACCTCtttgtgtccttcatgttgagAGCTATATCCGTCTTCATCAAAGACGGCGTGCTGTACGCCAAAGAGGACAGCGAGCACTGCTTCATACACACGGTGAGTAACGGCAACGCGCCTGTACACGACGCTGTCTGATCTCATGTACGCATGCAGCAGAGGATTTGTTCattacatcttcatcctccccccccccccccccccccctttgaagCTGGAGTGTCGAGCTGTGATGATATTCTTCCACTACTGCGTCCTCTCTAACTACTTCTGGCTCTTCATCGAGGGTCTGTACCTCTTCACGTTACTGGTGGAGACCTTCTTCCCCGAAAAGAGATACTTCTACTGGTACATCGTCATTGGTTGGGGTGAGACGACAACAAACCACCTCACGCACACCAGAGTTTCTATCTGACGAGTGGACCCGTCGTCTctaatgtctgtgtgtgatgtCTTGACAACAGGGGGCCCCACAGTGTGCGTGACCATCTGGGTGGTGCTGAGGCTGCACTTCGATGATATCGGGTAGGTTGTGAACACCAAGACGTTCGTGTTTGGGTGTCGGGAGTTTGTCTGTTGATGCACTGACTGTCTTGttgcgctccccccccccccccccacctcacccCTCCACGCTCTCTCAGGTGTTGGGACATGAATGACAATGCCGCCATCTGGTGGGTGATCAAGGGACCTGTGCTCGCTTCCATAATGGTACGTTCATCACTATTACGttcataatacaaaaacaatccgtCAGTTGCCAAAGAATAACACACATCATCATTGCGTTACCGTTCTCCTCTGCAGATCAACTTTGTGCTCTTCATCGGCATCATTGTCATCCTCGTCCAGAAGTTACAGTCCCCAGATATCGGCGGAAATGAATCCAGTATTTACCTGTGAGTCTGTTTACATTGAGGTTCAATTTGATCATTTTGTGCATGTCATTAGAGATATATGTTTTCTAATTATTTCAAGCTGACCGTATGAGCACATATACAACATGTCTGCATTTATTTAAGGCAGTTGTGATTAtcacatacagtatgtgtatatgtagaCTACTGTAGGATATGGATATTTTTCCTTACCCTAATCAAGTAAGAAATAAGGtcaacaaaatgttttaaaaaatacttattaTGGGTCTTGACACCTGATCTTTGTTCTTTATCCATCCCACCACAACCTACCATATACGCATACTTTTCCACTTTTATTTGATGCTAATACTACTGGTATTACTAGTATTACTTCTGCGAAATATGGCTGCCATTTCAGTTCTGAGTCCCTTGAAGTGTTTTTATGCACTATTTAAATGGACTGCCATACTTGTCATAAAAGCTTTGGTATGCTCTGGTCAGAGGTAGGAAGACACTAGTAGTCCATCACTATTAATGATTACTGTTGTAAAAGTTGCAGTACATAAATGTGTGATTTACTAGACGCATGGTATACGGGAGCGGTTTTGCCTTAGACATTTTTAGACCTCCATGAATGGATGATTAAGCAAAGAAAAAGtgctttttaaattgtattttttaggCTAATTATaataaggacacacacactgtggtctCGTCATGATTGTGTTATTTTGCAGGAGGTTGGCCCGCTCCACTCTGCTGCTGATTCCTCTGTTTGGGATCCACTACACTCTGTTCGCCTTCTCCCCCGAGAACGTCAGCAAGAGAGAGCGTCTGGTGTTTGAGCTCGGCCTCGGATCCTTCCAGGTGACCGTCTCTCCGTCATGGCTTGGATTTAGAAAAGAACAGTCGGTGTGCAAACAGTGGAGAAGCATGGCTCACTGTCACAGGAAGGATGAGGATATTAAAAGTTGGACCTTCGTCACAAAAACGAAGGCTTTAGACCCGACTGCTTGGAAACTAGACTTTGACTTAAAAAAACTCTAATGACAACTTAAAAAATGATTGTACTGCTTttattcacatacacacagaacatatGCCAGAGTTTTTAGTCTCATGCTTggaccctctgtctcctcagggCTTTGTCGTGGCCGTCCTCTACTGCTTCCTGAATGGAGAGGTAAAGATCCTTTAAAACAATCACTGACACCATTACACCAGTTTTCTGATGCACAATTTTACTAAACTGACCTACAGCTCCACACTTATGGTATGGACAAGGCTCATCATCTtcgggtttatatatatatatttttgaatcaGGATTTGTgagaataaaataatattttacaatGTGTGTTGGTCGCAATTGTTCATCAAGCACTTTGCATTTTAACTGTTCTTCGCAATCTGGCTCAAAATCAATTATTCCCGTTCTCTTTTTTCGTAGCTCAGCTAAAATattttgggtgtgtgtgcgacCAAAACATAAACTTAGGTTTAAACCAACGTGTTCCTTTCAAGAAAATGTTATTTTTCAGTGAGAATCTAACTCTGAGCCTGAGATCCAGCGCAGACAGAGCGAGAGTAAGACAGGGACAGTGGGCGTGTCTCTTTCCGGCGAGGTCCATTAATAATGACCTTGTGAAGTATATCCCTCAAGGTGCAATCGGAGATCAAGAGGAAATGGCGCAGCTGGACGGTGAACAGATACTTTGCTGTGGACCTGAAGCACCGGCATCCTTCGCTGGCGAGCAGCGGGGTGAACGGCGGCACGCAGCTGTCCATCCTCAGCAAGAGCAGCTCGCAGATCCGCATGTCCAGCCTGCTGGCCGAGACCCCGGCCACCTGAGCGGCACCGGCGGGAACTCCGCACCTGACGCCGCCGGACCTGCCACGCCCGCCGTCATACCGATGACCATCCTCACCGACTCGTTCCTCAACCCGTACCCCAACCCGTACCCGGACGAAACCATGACGGAAACCCAACTCGACTCCAGTGACCCAGAACAGCCTCTGGTCTGACGCCGTCCCGCTCCGGAAAACATGATCGGCCCTCAAAGCCAGGCGGCGAATGATCAATCTCGTCGTGTCatctcgacctttgacctctagtTCAGGAGTGAAACACAAACCTGTTCCAGCTGTTCCTGAGCAGCGGCATGTTTAGGAAGTGGAGTGTGTATCTAGTGTCTTGTCGGGCTGTAACAAGCAGAAGAAGCGTGGTTATCTctctgtatatactgtatatactgtatatatatatacatatatatatatatactgcgtGTCTGGTGCTGCTTCATAGCACAGGGGACCAGTTAACTACTGCAGCCCTCTCACGGTGATCATTCCAGTGTGTCTGACAAAGCTTTTACCTTTGTCCTCAAGTGTCACAATGTAAGTACACACTGTATTCCTCTTTCCATACAGACGTGGAATGCAGAGGCTTAGTTTCGGACAGACAACACCGGGCGATGTAAATACCTTAAACGGGCACTCCGACTGATATTGCACATGGAGATCAGTTGGTTTGTACTCATCAGGCTGTGATGTAACGTCTTGTGTTGAACAGAAAACCCCCAGAGATGTCACAGCGAGGTCATCCGGGTTATTTATTCTTGGGCTTGGAAACCACACGTTTGATTCTGAACATCTGTGTTGCAAACTGAGGGCCTTGCGTTTGAAAGACGTGGGTGTTTACCAGGCAAGCAGGGTCTATTGAAAAGGCAATCcgctgcattatgggaaatgtagtgtCCAGTGTTGTTGGAGCTCGCCCCAAACCCCTGGAATAAAACTCAGATTTTCTTGGGCTCTGATGAACAGGAAACACTTTCGACGAGCAGTTTTGTTAAATATGTTGAAGACAATTTAAAGAATGATAGTTCACACTTACATCAGTGTTGAAATTAATTTTTCACCATCAAATCACTGTTATTGATCGTGTTGAGGGTCCCCCGAGTCATATCCAAGATCATTCAGAAAGCTCAGTATTATTTCCCACTACTGGCACAAgcctgtgtgtgctgtgtgaacTGTGACTCATGGTAAACAATATAATGGGTGTTGAAGACAACTAGACAGAGGAATGTCGAGGAGTAATCTAACAGGTGGAACTTTGGAAAAGCAGTAATTATGAGAAGGACATATCTAATACATTTATGTAAAAATGCCAAAAACaacggagagaaaagaagaagagaaaaaaaccctACCAGGGTTAGATGATGACTCAGCGCTGCAGTTCGCTGACGACGACCACAAACACAAACCTCTCTTTTCAATCTCAGCACTGGGAAGTAGCCGGTAATACAAAAAATGTCAATGAGAATGAACTCGCGACTAAAGCGCTGTGAGTTCAACTGCTTGCATGAAATTGCATTTATTGCCAATGTGGTTTTGTTTCCTTCCCTTGGTGAGAATTCAGTGTTTACTTGAGTGtttatttccttttctcttcAACTCTCGGTGTCTACGGGGCCGAGGCCACACGCCGTCGTGCTGATTCTCTCGTCCCCTTTGTAAAGCCTCTCGTTTGCTCTCTTGTTGCTTGAAATCAAGCAACTTGAGATAAGCGTTATACTATTGGAGTGGGACTTTTACCAAGTCGTGGAATCCCTCCTGAGTTCGTGCACGGCCGTGCTGATGTCACTGCGGATGTTTCTTTTGGTCTGAATCCCTACGTTCAACTCTACTTTGTGTCTCCAAAAGTGCCTTTTAAGCacaaaacaagtattttcacttCTGttgatgatttaaaagaagaagaagggaaaaaaagagatttatctatttatttcaaAACGAAACTGCAAAGTCAAGAAAATGATTGAACAAAGTGCTTTAATGTTGCTTAGGACTAAATCAGTATTTTAAACCCGGAGGCCTTCAGAGTAGTTTAACTTGTCTTTGCTAAAGATGAGCAGAACCTTCGAGCGATTAATATTTTAAACAAAGCAGTGCGACAGTATATCAACTCAGTCAATGTTCAGTGCAGTATGTCACATGCACAACAAAATACATATAATGGACATTAAAAAGTCTCATGTACCTGAACCACAAAATACTTTTCTCTATGATATTCTTTAAAATACGAGACcacttcatactcatgtttGTAAGGGGCTGTATTCTTAACTTCTACAACATGTGACCCAATCTCTAATTTATGGAAGAAGAGAGCTTTTTGAAATGTCTTTAAAGACAAGTGGGAACTGAAGGACTCCAAAAGAAACAATTAGTAGATTCTTTGATTATAATAAATGTGCTGTTTCTTTTCTggatacacattatatatggATCATAATACTAGAGTTATATCTGCTCTGATTTAAGACTGTCGTGacattttagtttcttcagcTGTTTGAAGTCTACAGCAATAAAGACATTGTTGGTAATTTGCAGGTAAAAAGACGTCAAGTAGGGAGTCACAAAACTGACTAGTTATATTTAAAATGCTGAATCATAATTATTTCAAAGACAGAATGAAGAGCAAAATTACTcaaatataactttattttatCAACTGATTAGTGGTGatagaaataaaaaactttGTATGTATGCCAACTGAAAGTAAAAGCCTGTTTCTTAATATTTCCTTTTcacttagattttttaaaaaatgttttcagtttTAGTTTTcaaaatatttacattatttatttaactgtTCTCTCATATTTTCTGTAAAATTGTGTGTCAGTACATGGTTTAAATTGTTTAAATGTTGTTTCAAAACCTTTGCCCCGTAGCCAGGAAGATCGTTTTGATGGAAAAGTATTAATAATTTCATCTTAATGGCATTTCAGCTTTATTCTAAAtatcaaatgtaaaaatatagaaTACTGTGTCCTCAATGACAGATTAAAACCTAACGAGGTTCGACGAGCCGTTCTGGAGCTTATGAATGTGATCATTATGACCATAATGTTGTGACTGTAGCGAAGTGTGTATTGTGTTCTCAAAAGACCCGAAACAATCATATACTACACACAAAAGGTTAAGACAGGGTCACTTCAGTCACTTTATTGTAATGTCCAAAATATTCTTACTGGACACTGAAATAGGCTGTGGATACTTAAATCTGGAATAATACATGTCTAAAAACTTAAAATGTTCATCAGAATGTTGTCACATCTATGTTCTACTCCAAAAGCACATCTCTTGACCTGCAAACTATCAAACTGACTTATTTCTGGGAGTCCAGACGAGAAAAGAAGGGCTGACGGGAAACTGTGGCGTCCTGTTGTTTTGCTGTGAGTCAATGCATTTTATCGGAGTTCCTTTAGGGGGAACATTCACCACCTCGACGTCGGTTCAGTGGAATGTCCACTCGAGTTCATTACACACATTTTGACAATCTGACCGGGTCATGAGCCaaatttttttgtatatatatatacatatatataaatgtattaatgatGTTCTCCTTCAGTGTTAATATGGGAGTTAGAGCCTTATATTGCCAGTACTATGTTGATGTCAGACAAAGATGTTGCTATTATTATAAGGATAAATATTCATCCCAGTCTCTGAACTATGAAGTAGTTAGATGAAATCTTTTAAAGGTCAGTCGACAACCTTCGTGACGAAATAAACTGCAGTTTAAATGTGCGAGACAGAAACGAGCTGCCGACGTTGTACCTTGTAAATGGAGTTCTGTGGTTCAAAGTGATTAACACTGAttgttttcattctttcttATTTTCGTTCAATGATTTTTCTTCATGGTGATCGTGTTTGCTAAAAGTGTAAAGCCTCCTGTGATGCCTGTACTCTCTGCTAGGCTGATGCATGCGTGTTGAATCGTTTTGATCTCATTTGACCAGCAGATGAAATCACAAGGGAGGGTGGAGCTTTCAGCCCATTAAGGGAATCCGAGCTGCGTGCTTGTTTACGAAATGGACGAAGCAATTAATAAGCTAGAACATGAATATTGGGTTTCAACTGTGAACGATTTGTAGCTGTAGTCCCATCAGGACACATTGAATACTTTTCCTTTGAATGTTTATCGTTGCAGACATGAGGAAAAGTAAAGTGCCATAACAACTGCGATAccatttgttttgttcttatCGATTTTTACTGCATAGCATGACAAGAAAATTGGTTTCAAATATTTCTCCTTTTGTAGCTTTTTGatggtgtttttttaattgtattattcaTTGTACCATTTGCCTGTTTTTAGTCAGCTagaggtaaaaaataaaaatggggCTTTGTTTGTGTACTGATGGCTGAATGTAAAAGTAACTtgccatttcgttgcctctgtacctgtcctctagcaatgacaatacattcaatccaatccaatttaaaGCACTCTGCTGTGAGCCCACCTCCGTCTGCTCATGAGCTCTCCTTTTTTTCAATTTGATCTCTTTCACTGCACAGTGCACCATTTGATCTCGTTTTGTTGTGCACATTAGACGGCTTTTTTTGGTACATTATGGAAGTATCgacaataaatgtttttaacttGTTGGCTCAATGTTGCTGTGTGTGGTAAATATTCCCAAATCCTCTGGAGTAAAGAAAAATGCCGAATTCATTCtttaattgttattttattgtaaacaaATCCTCTGAAAAGACAGATGCCAAAAATGTGTTCAAACCTCTGATACTATCCCATTAGCCGTGTCCCTGTCTGTGTCTTTCAGCCCTATTGGCTGCTCCTCCTAAGACTAAAATCTttaaaataatttcatttttCCCCCTCAGTGATTTGCTTAAACAGCTGGTAATATTAGTTGTTAGCAAATGTGACTTAAACaggaataaataatatatttgttgGCAACTATTGTCAGCGATGGATCCACATGTGTTGCTCTAGTGAGCCTTTACGGAAGCACACAGTGTGAGTGGGATTgagtcaaaataaaaacacagtgatgtcaccagAGCAACAGTGTTAACCTCTAATCATCAACTCTTTTGAAGACTTGTTGGACAAAGAGTAATACAATGTGTATTAATCCACTGCTGAAAGAAGTTGGAGTAATATTCGTGACAGTGTGTTTTTTCAGGAAGATGTTTTTGAAATATTTTGAAAGGCTCTTTTCTAGAAGATGTTCTTCTTCTAGGAACCAATGGGCTTGTAGCTGAGAGCCGCAGACAGGGTAGGGGAGTAATAGAGAGTACACATTGTTGGATTTGGTCTTTTTGGCGGATGTTGACAATAACACCTAGAATTAGTGCCTTTGGTAATGTCCTGATGCAGTGGATCACTTCATCATGTTATCCTGTCGTAACTAAGAGTAATTTTTCAACACCAAAATCCCCAAAAGTTGATGAAAATGAACACCAGCTgtccaaatgaaaacaaataaaatggcaaatgaGAAACTGGCTTTCGTGGAGTGAACTGGAACCTGTGAAGGAAACATACAAGTCACTTTCTCCAGCAAGAAAATAGAAATAACACTGTCCAGACACGACATAGAGAGCTtacttataatttaaaaaaacatgacatcAAAACAAGCTCATCATCCTTCACTTTTGTCTCTGCACAGCTCAAAGTCAGATGAAAGCTTTGTGCTCTTCCCGTAATCACAATCATCTTGAATCTGACATTGAAGCACTTCTGTAATGCCGCAGAGAAACTTTTGAAGTTCACTGTAGAGTATCACAATCCTAAATATATGATTTTGCGAGACAGGTTTGGAATGCAAAACATACGATAGGTTTAATCCACCTGAACTGAGAAACAGTGAGTCATACTGTACGATAAAGGCACAATAACGGTCTGTAGCTGAGTAATGTTATATATCCTTCTGTgaataatactatatatatattaatttccaAATGTACTGTAAAACGTCAAAACACAGAAGAAAGATATGAATTAGATCGACAGCTACACAAGCATCACGATTCGACAACTTGAAAGTAACTCAACTAAAATGAATTCTCAGAGAAAACAGGTTCTGGATTACTTTTAGTAGAATT
This window harbors:
- the adcyap1r1b gene encoding pituitary adenylate cyclase-activating polypeptide type I receptor, whose translation is MSAANASPLVFTLLLLLLLPSVSSQQVPFNCVIKMEQEKCMDMIASDDPGNDPGFGCPWMWDNLTCWQPARIGEVVEVNCPELFSHVMSEEDFEVGKVSRNCTEFGWTEPFPHYYDACLYEEGNSSHPDMYFVSVKALYTVGYSTSLVSLTVAMVILCRFRKLHCTRNFIHMNLFVSFMLRAISVFIKDGVLYAKEDSEHCFIHTLECRAVMIFFHYCVLSNYFWLFIEGLYLFTLLVETFFPEKRYFYWYIVIGWGGPTVCVTIWVVLRLHFDDIGCWDMNDNAAIWWVIKGPVLASIMINFVLFIGIIVILVQKLQSPDIGGNESSIYLRLARSTLLLIPLFGIHYTLFAFSPENVSKRERLVFELGLGSFQGFVVAVLYCFLNGEVQSEIKRKWRSWTVNRYFAVDLKHRHPSLASSGVNGGTQLSILSKSSSQIRMSSLLAETPAT